GAAGCAATTAAAGATGCCTTTAAGTATTTTAAGCTTATCCATTAATTATAATTGAATACGAAAACAAAAAGTTGTTTGTTCTTATTTAGAGAGCAGGCAACTTTTTTATATAGATAAAATTAAATAGTAACATTTTTACAAGGAGTTAGTTTATGTAACTAGCTCTTTTTTTGTACCCAAAATTGAAAGGAGGAAGAAATTTGAATGCAAAAATAATTGCCATTACGAATCAAAAAGGTGGTGTAGGTAAAACAACCACCTGTGCCAACTTAGGTATAGGACTGGCTATGGAAGGGAAAAAGGTTTTGCTTGTAGATGCAGATCCACAAGGTAGTTTATCCATTAGTTTAGGATTCCCACAGCCGGATAAGCTTCCAACAACCATTGCAACAGTAATGGGAAAGGTTATTACAGATACACCTATTGAGCCTAGAGAGGGGATTTTACAACATCATGAGGGAGCGGACTTACTTCCAGCCAACATTGAATTATCTGGTATGGAAGTATCCCTTGTTAATGCTATGAGTAGGGAAACCATACTTAAACAATACCTTGATACGGTAAAGAAAGACTATAATTTTATACTTTTAGATTGTATGCCCTCTTTAGGTATGTTAACCATTAATGCCCTTGCTGCATCGGATAGTGTAATTATCCCTGTACAAGCTGACTATCTACCTGCAAAGGGATTAGAACAGCTTTTACAGACCATTGGGAAGGTACGCAGACAGATAAATCCTAAACTAAAAATTGATGGTATTTTACTGACTATGGTAGATGGGCGTACTAATTTTGCAAAGGACATTAGCACCCTAGTAAGGGAAACTTATGAAG
The nucleotide sequence above comes from Proteiniborus ethanoligenes. Encoded proteins:
- a CDS encoding ParA family protein; amino-acid sequence: MNAKIIAITNQKGGVGKTTTCANLGIGLAMEGKKVLLVDADPQGSLSISLGFPQPDKLPTTIATVMGKVITDTPIEPREGILQHHEGADLLPANIELSGMEVSLVNAMSRETILKQYLDTVKKDYNFILLDCMPSLGMLTINALAASDSVIIPVQADYLPAKGLEQLLQTIGKVRRQINPKLKIDGILLTMVDGRTNFAKDISTLVRETYEGSIKVFKADIPRSVKAAEISAEGKSIFAHDPKGKVAEGYGNLTKEVLKIEKLRQKHKAGISR